Within the Acidobacteriota bacterium genome, the region CTGCAGGCTCGTGAAGATCTCGTGGATCAGGAGCCGCGCGCTCATCGGCGCGGCTTCTTCTTCACCGCCGCCTTCTTCGGCGGCGCCTTCGTCTGGGCCGCGACGGCGATCCTCGTGGCCGGCTCGACGGGCTTCGGGCTCCCGATCTGGGCGCGCAGGAGCGTCAGGTTGGCCACGTCCTCGGCGAGATCGTCCCCCTTCGGCGTCTCGAGGACCATCGGGGCCCCGTCGAACCTCGGGTCGTTGAGGAGGCACCAGAAGGCGGTGACGCCCAGCGCCCCCTGGCCGATGTGCTCGTGCCGATCGAGCCGGCACCCCAGGCCCTTCTTCGAATCGTTGAGATGGAAGGCCCGGATCCACTGCACGCCGATCAGCCGATTGAACTCCTCCATCACGGCGTGATACCCCCGCTCGGTGCTGATGTCGTAGCCCGCCGCGAAGACGTGGCACGTGTCGAGGCAGACGCCGAGCCGCTGCGGCGGCTCGACGCGATCGAGGATCGCGCGCAGGTGCTCGAACCGGCTCCCGACGGCCGAGCCCATGCCGGCCGTCGTCTCGAGGAGCACCCGCACACGCGAGGCGGGGCGCGCCGCGAAGAGCCCCGAGAGCGCCCGGGCGATGCGGTCGATACCGGCCTCCTCCCCCGCCCCCATGTGCGCCCCCGGGTGCGCGATGAGGTACGGGAGGCCGAGGAGATCGCAGCGATCGATCTCCTCGCCGAACGCCGCCGCGGATCGCGCGTGGAGCGCCGGGTCGGGGGAGGCGAGGTTGATCAGGTACGAGTCGTGCGCGAAGGCGGGAGCGACCCCGAGCTCGAGCTGCTTCTCCCGGAAGATCGCCGCCTCCGGCTCCTCGAGGGGCTTCACCTTCCACTGGTTGCTCGAGCGGGTGAAG harbors:
- a CDS encoding deoxyribonuclease IV, with protein sequence MKLLGAHMSIAGGLHLAVERAAAAKCDALQIFTRSSNQWKVKPLEEPEAAIFREKQLELGVAPAFAHDSYLINLASPDPALHARSAAAFGEEIDRCDLLGLPYLIAHPGAHMGAGEEAGIDRIARALSGLFAARPASRVRVLLETTAGMGSAVGSRFEHLRAILDRVEPPQRLGVCLDTCHVFAAGYDISTERGYHAVMEEFNRLIGVQWIRAFHLNDSKKGLGCRLDRHEHIGQGALGVTAFWCLLNDPRFDGAPMVLETPKGDDLAEDVANLTLLRAQIGSPKPVEPATRIAVAAQTKAPPKKAAVKKKPRR